From the Carya illinoinensis cultivar Pawnee chromosome 4, C.illinoinensisPawnee_v1, whole genome shotgun sequence genome, one window contains:
- the LOC122306576 gene encoding VQ motif-containing protein 22-like → MSQTMSGSGDWFQFYNHNLPSQATSPGHAASRPPPDLLDTGVSDDTVVTSTVTSVASLMTPLGSGGAGTSSSNMSTGHRLSPEGRVSKPIRRRSRASRRTPTTLLNTDTTNFRAMVQQFTGGPSAPFASAGAHPGAPNFGFGLGAAGRQAHVNNPSAMMFPPGRGYHPLQPQPQLYQPQSQQYMFSLGSNNAPGDAFLQRLSSSRPSNAGVSDGFVMEGVSSSFQVPRPSSSSNENRSNSLMF, encoded by the coding sequence ATGAGCCAAACCATGTCGGGCTCTGGAGATTGGTTCCAATTCTATAACCATAACCTTCCTAGTCAGGCGACATCTCCGGGCCACGCTGCCTCTCGGCCGCCGCCTGATCTGCTCGATACTGGAGTATCTGATGACACTGTTGTCACCTCCACTGTCACTTCCGTCGCCTCGTTGATGACTCCACTCGGCTCCGGCGGCGCCGGCACCTCTAGCTCAAACATGAGTACTGGTCATCGCTTGAGCCCCGAAGGCCGTGTCTCCAAGCCCATACGCAGGCGGTCTAGGGCTTCTCGACGGACCCCTACTACGCTGCTCAACACAGACACCACCAATTTCCGAGCCATGGTGCAACAATTCACCGGTGGTCCTAGTGCGCCCTTTGCCTCGGCCGGGGCGCACCCCGGTGCACCAAACTTTGGTTTTGGCTTAGGAGCAGCCGGCCGTCAAGCTCATGTTAACAATCCTAGTGCAATGATGTTTCCTCCGGGTCGCGGATATCATCCTCTGCAGCCTCAACCACAGCTGTACCAACCACAAAGTCAGCAATACATGTTTTCGTTGGGCAGCAACAACGCACCTGGGGATGCTTTTCTTCAAAGGCTTAGCAGCTCAAGACCCTCCAACGCAGGGGTCTCCGATGGGTTTGTGATGGAGGGCGTTTCATCCTCCTTCCAAGTGCCAAGGCCATCTAGCTCCTCCAATGAGAATAGGAGTAACAGTCTAATGTTTTGA